A section of the Rhizobium sp. BG4 genome encodes:
- the fliF gene encoding flagellar basal-body MS-ring/collar protein FliF yields the protein MNLLNQLVQVMKNLGSLGRTRLLALAGVGVLSIAIVLAAALFVNKPAQETLYVGLDSPDLNQISMALAENNMAFEVGTDGSSITVPAGMTGKARLLLAERGLPNSANAGYELFDKVGSLGLTSFMQEVTRVRALEGEIGRTIQSISGINAARVHIVMPEVGNFRKAEQKPTASVMIRASAATGRSAASSIRHLVASAVPGLDVDDVTILDSTGQLLASGDEAGNNTLNRSLGIVQNVQQEVESNIDKALAPFLGMDNFRSSVTASLNTDAQQIQETTYDPESKVERSVRTTKEANQSSQKQSDNATTVEQNVPQAAPEAGGAAGPQSEDKSDKKEEQTNYEINSKTTATTRNSYKMEKLSIAVVVNKGRIAKMVGEPADQAKIDAYLAEMKSIVSSAAGIDASRGDVVTVTAMDFLENQLLDDTTSGPRVLDMLSRNLATIINSLAFLGVAFIVVWMGMRPLVRSIGGGGAGAGILGDSSSESAGLELPDFAPAAAGGGAGGALMDGFGSDFGFDSTEDLLSLGDDDGNFNRRVKEGPERKLSRMVEINEERAAKILRKWAVDHAA from the coding sequence ATGAATCTGTTAAATCAATTAGTTCAGGTCATGAAGAACCTCGGTTCGCTAGGCCGGACCCGCCTGCTGGCGCTTGCGGGTGTGGGTGTTCTTTCAATAGCAATTGTTTTGGCTGCGGCCCTTTTTGTTAATAAGCCTGCCCAGGAAACCCTTTACGTCGGCCTCGACAGCCCTGACCTCAACCAGATCAGCATGGCGCTTGCCGAAAACAACATGGCATTCGAGGTTGGTACCGACGGTTCCAGCATCACCGTACCGGCTGGCATGACCGGCAAGGCCCGTCTGCTTCTTGCAGAACGCGGCCTGCCGAACAGCGCTAATGCCGGTTACGAGCTTTTCGACAAGGTCGGCTCCCTCGGCTTGACGTCGTTCATGCAGGAAGTCACTCGCGTTCGCGCGCTTGAAGGTGAAATCGGTCGCACCATCCAGTCGATCTCGGGCATCAACGCCGCCCGCGTTCACATCGTCATGCCCGAAGTCGGCAACTTCCGCAAAGCAGAGCAGAAGCCGACAGCATCGGTCATGATCAGAGCGAGCGCCGCCACGGGGCGAAGCGCTGCAAGCTCCATCCGCCACCTGGTCGCCTCGGCTGTGCCGGGGCTCGATGTCGATGACGTCACGATTCTCGATTCGACCGGCCAGCTGCTCGCTTCCGGCGACGAAGCCGGCAACAACACGCTTAATCGTTCTCTCGGCATCGTGCAGAACGTCCAGCAGGAAGTTGAATCCAATATCGACAAGGCTCTCGCACCCTTCCTCGGTATGGATAACTTCCGCTCCAGCGTGACGGCGAGCCTCAACACCGACGCTCAGCAGATCCAGGAAACCACCTACGATCCGGAATCCAAGGTCGAGCGTTCGGTTCGCACTACCAAGGAAGCCAACCAGTCGTCGCAGAAGCAGTCTGACAACGCCACGACCGTCGAGCAGAACGTTCCCCAGGCCGCTCCTGAAGCTGGTGGCGCTGCCGGTCCTCAGTCGGAAGACAAGTCCGACAAGAAGGAAGAGCAGACCAACTACGAAATCAACAGCAAGACGACGGCCACGACGCGCAACAGCTACAAGATGGAAAAGCTCTCCATCGCCGTTGTCGTCAACAAGGGCCGTATCGCCAAGATGGTCGGCGAGCCCGCAGACCAGGCTAAGATCGACGCCTACCTTGCCGAGATGAAGAGCATCGTCTCCTCGGCCGCCGGCATCGACGCCAGCCGCGGCGACGTCGTGACGGTCACCGCCATGGACTTCCTCGAGAACCAGCTTCTCGACGATACCACCAGCGGCCCCCGCGTTCTCGACATGCTGAGCCGCAACCTTGCGACCATCATCAACTCGCTCGCCTTCCTGGGTGTTGCCTTCATCGTGGTCTGGATGGGCATGCGTCCTCTGGTGCGCTCGATCGGTGGCGGTGGTGCCGGCGCAGGCATCCTCGGCGACAGCTCGTCGGAATCGGCCGGCCTCGAACTGCCCGACTTCGCTCCGGCAGCAGCAGGCGGCGGGGCAGGCGGAGCGCTCATGGACGGCTTCGGCTCGGACTTCGGCTTCGACAGCACCGAGGACCTTCTCAGCCTCGGCGACGACGACGGCAACTTCAATCGCCGCGTCAAGGAAGGCCCGGAACGCAAGCTGTCTCGAATGGTCGAAATCAACGAGGAGCGCGCTGCGAAAATCCTCAGAAAATGGGCGGTCGATCACGCCGCGTAA
- the cheD gene encoding chemoreceptor glutamine deamidase CheD, translated as MTIEAAARRVHIIQGEWKVLNDPNAVLTTILGSCVAACLRDPVAGVGGMNHFLLPGTGNTPMTGGDATRYGVHLMELLINGLLKQGARRDRLEAKIFGGAKTISTFSNVGEQNAAFAAQFLRDEGIPVVGSSTGGDHGRKLEFWPVSGRARQYPLTGAETQKTVALEQRPVAPAKPVENSIEFF; from the coding sequence ATGACAATCGAGGCAGCAGCCCGCCGTGTCCACATCATCCAGGGAGAATGGAAAGTCCTGAATGATCCGAATGCGGTTCTGACGACCATTCTTGGCTCGTGCGTGGCTGCTTGCCTGCGGGATCCCGTGGCAGGAGTGGGCGGCATGAACCATTTCCTTCTGCCGGGAACCGGCAATACGCCGATGACCGGCGGGGATGCCACGCGCTACGGCGTGCATCTGATGGAACTGCTGATCAACGGCCTTCTGAAGCAGGGCGCGCGCCGCGACCGCCTCGAGGCCAAGATCTTTGGCGGGGCGAAGACGATCTCGACCTTCTCCAATGTCGGCGAACAGAACGCCGCTTTCGCCGCGCAGTTCCTGAGGGATGAAGGGATCCCCGTTGTCGGCTCCAGCACCGGCGGGGATCACGGCCGCAAGCTGGAATTCTGGCCGGTCTCCGGCCGGGCCCGTCAATATCCGCTTACCGGCGCCGAGACGCAGAAGACCGTTGCCCTCGAGCAGCGTCCGGTCGCGCCTGCCAAACCTGTTGAAAATAGTATCGAATTTTTCTGA
- a CDS encoding response regulator produces MSIAEKIKVLIVDDQVTSRLLLSDALTQLGFKQITSAGDGEQGMKIMAQQPHHLVISDFNMPKMDGLGLLQAVRTNPATKKAAFIILTAQGDRALVTKAAQLGANNVLAKPFTIEKMKAAIEAVFGALK; encoded by the coding sequence ATGTCGATAGCGGAGAAAATTAAGGTTCTGATTGTTGACGATCAGGTCACCAGCCGCCTGCTGCTCAGCGATGCGCTGACCCAGCTCGGTTTCAAGCAGATCACCTCTGCGGGTGACGGCGAACAGGGCATGAAGATCATGGCCCAGCAGCCCCACCACCTGGTCATCTCGGACTTCAACATGCCGAAGATGGACGGCCTCGGTCTGCTCCAGGCCGTGCGCACCAACCCGGCAACGAAGAAGGCCGCCTTCATCATCCTGACCGCGCAGGGCGACCGCGCGCTGGTTACGAAGGCCGCTCAACTCGGCGCCAACAACGTGCTTGCCAAGCCCTTCACCATCGAAAAGATGAAAGCGGCTATCGAAGCCGTGTTCGGAGCACTGAAATGA
- the cheB gene encoding protein-glutamate O-methylesterase CheB translates to MSAPARVLVVDDSPTMRGLITAVLSADPDVTVIGQAGDALEAREAIKKLNPDVVTLDIEMPNMNGLDFLEKIMRLRPMPVIMVSTLTHRGAEASLAALEIGAFDCIGKPAPGDLRPFGDLAEKVKAAARTQRQFTQRPAAAPVAPPAVADFRVGRKIVAIGSSTGGVEALIAVLQKFPANCPPTVITQHMPPTFTKSFAERLNRLCAPVVEEARDGARLEIGKIYLAPGGERHLQVANVSAPHCRLVERDPVNGHRPSVDVLFDSVAELAGRNSVGVILTGMGRDGAAGLLKMRHAGARTIGQNEKTCVVYGMPRVAYELGAVEHQLPLNAIGEEILKMTAARKEGTE, encoded by the coding sequence ATGAGCGCACCTGCAAGGGTACTCGTCGTCGATGACTCGCCGACCATGCGCGGCCTGATCACCGCAGTTCTGAGCGCCGATCCCGACGTAACCGTCATCGGCCAGGCTGGCGACGCGCTCGAAGCGCGCGAAGCGATCAAGAAGCTGAACCCTGACGTCGTGACCCTCGATATCGAGATGCCGAACATGAACGGCCTCGATTTCCTCGAGAAGATCATGCGCCTGCGCCCGATGCCCGTGATCATGGTGTCGACGCTGACCCATCGCGGCGCCGAGGCAAGCCTCGCAGCCCTCGAAATCGGTGCCTTCGATTGCATCGGCAAACCGGCTCCGGGCGATCTCCGCCCGTTCGGCGATCTCGCCGAAAAGGTCAAGGCTGCCGCCCGCACGCAGCGCCAGTTCACCCAGCGCCCGGCCGCAGCGCCTGTTGCGCCGCCCGCGGTCGCCGATTTCCGGGTCGGCCGCAAGATCGTCGCGATCGGTTCGTCGACCGGCGGTGTCGAGGCTCTGATCGCGGTTCTGCAGAAGTTTCCGGCCAATTGCCCGCCGACGGTTATCACCCAGCATATGCCGCCGACCTTCACCAAAAGCTTCGCCGAACGGCTGAATCGCCTCTGCGCCCCTGTGGTCGAAGAGGCGAGGGACGGGGCTCGTTTGGAAATTGGCAAGATTTATCTGGCACCAGGAGGTGAACGACACCTGCAGGTCGCCAATGTCTCGGCGCCGCACTGCAGGCTTGTCGAGCGTGACCCCGTCAATGGCCACCGTCCTTCGGTCGATGTGCTGTTTGATTCCGTCGCGGAACTTGCCGGCCGCAACTCGGTCGGCGTGATACTCACAGGGATGGGCCGCGATGGCGCGGCTGGCCTGCTGAAGATGCGCCATGCGGGCGCACGCACCATCGGACAGAACGAGAAGACCTGCGTGGTCTACGGCATGCCCCGTGTTGCCTACGAGCTTGGAGCCGTTGAGCATCAGCTGCCACTGAATGCCATCGGCGAGGAAATCTTGAAAATGACAGCCGCCCGAAAGGAAGGGACAGAATAA
- the cheR gene encoding protein-glutamate O-methyltransferase CheR, translating to MSVMSAKDVRQGSPDEVLASGEYPLTRRDLSEIAAMIYSDAGIFLNETKASLVYSRLSKHIRNLGLSGFREYCSLVASPAGAAPRREMLSHLTTNFTRFFRENHHFDHLRDQVLPELLHRAKMGGRVRIWSAASSDGQEPYSIALTVLSQMPNVADYDFKILATDIDPKILAIARQGAYDESALETVSPQMRKQWFSEVEIQGRRKFQVDDRVKRLITYNELNLMAQWPFKGKFDVIFCRNVVIYFDEPTQMKIWSRFAELLPEGGHLYIGHSERVSGDAKNVFDNIGITTYRYTTKGVGRKA from the coding sequence ATGAGTGTCATGAGTGCAAAAGATGTGCGGCAGGGAAGCCCCGACGAGGTTCTGGCGAGCGGCGAATATCCGCTGACCCGCCGCGACCTCTCGGAGATCGCCGCCATGATCTATTCGGACGCGGGGATTTTCCTCAACGAGACGAAGGCCTCGCTGGTCTATTCGCGTCTGTCGAAGCACATCCGCAATCTCGGTTTGTCCGGCTTCCGCGAATACTGTTCGCTGGTGGCTTCGCCGGCCGGTGCCGCACCGCGCCGCGAGATGCTGTCGCACCTGACGACCAACTTCACGCGCTTCTTCCGCGAAAACCATCACTTCGATCACCTGCGCGATCAGGTGCTGCCGGAACTTCTGCACCGCGCCAAGATGGGCGGCCGCGTGCGCATTTGGTCGGCCGCTTCGTCGGATGGCCAGGAGCCCTATTCGATCGCATTGACCGTGCTGTCGCAGATGCCGAATGTCGCCGATTACGATTTCAAGATTCTGGCGACCGACATCGACCCGAAGATCCTGGCGATCGCCCGGCAGGGCGCCTATGACGAGAGCGCTCTGGAAACCGTGTCGCCGCAGATGCGCAAGCAGTGGTTCTCGGAAGTCGAGATCCAGGGGCGCCGCAAGTTCCAGGTCGACGATCGCGTCAAGCGCCTGATCACCTACAACGAACTGAACCTGATGGCGCAGTGGCCGTTCAAGGGCAAGTTCGACGTGATCTTCTGCCGCAACGTCGTCATCTATTTCGACGAGCCGACACAGATGAAGATCTGGTCGCGCTTCGCCGAGCTGCTGCCGGAAGGCGGGCACCTCTATATCGGTCATTCCGAGCGCGTCTCGGGCGATGCCAAGAACGTCTTCGACAATATCGGCATCACCACCTACCGCTATACGACCAAGGGCGTCGGGAGGAAGGCATGA
- a CDS encoding chemotaxis protein CheW, with protein sequence MSYGVKNLNHGDSELIAFRIGDQEFCVNIMAVREIRGWTPATPMPHAPAYVIGVINLRGAVLPIIDLSARLGMKAAEPTPRHVIIVAQVKRKVVGLLVDAVSDILTVTEQHIQPTPEIASDIQRQFARGILSIDKRMICLIELEALFPEAESEAA encoded by the coding sequence ATGTCGTACGGCGTAAAAAATCTGAACCATGGGGATAGCGAGCTCATCGCTTTCCGCATCGGTGACCAGGAATTTTGCGTGAATATCATGGCGGTGCGCGAAATTCGCGGCTGGACGCCTGCAACGCCCATGCCGCATGCGCCTGCCTATGTCATCGGCGTCATCAACCTCCGCGGCGCGGTCCTGCCGATCATCGATCTGTCGGCCCGCCTTGGAATGAAGGCGGCCGAACCGACCCCGCGCCACGTCATCATCGTGGCGCAGGTCAAGCGGAAGGTCGTCGGTCTGCTGGTCGATGCTGTCTCGGATATCCTCACGGTGACCGAGCAGCATATCCAGCCGACCCCGGAAATCGCATCCGATATCCAGCGTCAGTTTGCCCGCGGCATCCTGTCGATCGACAAGCGGATGATCTGCCTGATCGAACTCGAAGCCCTCTTCCCGGAAGCTGAAAGCGAAGCTGCATGA
- a CDS encoding chemotaxis protein CheA: MDMNEIKEIFFQECEEQLAELESGLMKMNDGDRDPETVNAVFRAVHSIKGGAGAFGLDDLVAFAHVFETTLDCVRSNKLEPNQDVLKVMLKSADVLADLTNAARDGGSIDESRSRGLVKELEALAHGEMPSSSAAAEAPAPKAAAKPAPAAAPVAAAPAPTDDSGFQPIPFSFGDFGDEEEAGSDLPAYEITFKPRSDLYSKGNDATLLLRDLSRLGEMSIYCNMDALVGLDEIDPEAAYFFWNVTLKTDKGEDAIRTVFEFAEWDCELTVTPVEDAKSAEASNEELPMIPVPFDLSALDDAPEAPVEPAKSDVAAAVAAAETASNVTQMAAAAARVEKKESAAAASAAAAAAAQNNAAANSAGQTIRVDLDRVDRLINLVGELVINQAMLSQSVIENDTTGTSSINMGLEELQQLTREIQDSVMAIRAQPVKPVFQRMSRIVREIADMTGKSIRLITEGENTEVDKTVIDKIAEPLTHMIRNAVDHGIESPERRAAAGKSAEGTVRLTAKHRSGRILIELADDGAGINREKVKQKAIANELIPADANLSDEEIDNLIFLPGFSTADKISDISGRGVGMDVVKRSIQALGGRINITSKPGQGSVFTMSLPLTLAVLDGMVVTVAGQTLVVPLTAIVETLQPEASAIHSFGASHRLISIRNSFCPLVDVGRILNFRATQANPVEGVALLVESEGGGQRALMVDAIQGQRQVVIKSLEANYTHVPGIAAATILGDGRVALILDVDAVVGASRGQALKQEISLAAVG, from the coding sequence ATGGATATGAACGAAATCAAAGAGATCTTTTTCCAGGAGTGCGAGGAGCAGCTCGCCGAACTGGAATCCGGTCTCATGAAAATGAATGATGGCGATCGTGATCCGGAAACCGTCAACGCGGTGTTCCGTGCCGTCCATTCGATCAAGGGCGGCGCTGGCGCCTTCGGTCTGGATGATCTCGTCGCTTTCGCCCATGTATTCGAGACCACACTTGATTGCGTTCGTTCCAACAAGCTTGAGCCTAATCAGGACGTCCTGAAGGTCATGCTGAAGTCGGCCGACGTTCTGGCCGACTTGACGAATGCTGCCCGCGATGGCGGCAGCATCGATGAAAGCCGCAGCCGCGGCCTGGTGAAGGAGCTCGAGGCTCTGGCACACGGCGAAATGCCGTCGTCGTCGGCTGCCGCCGAAGCGCCCGCACCGAAAGCGGCTGCAAAGCCTGCTCCGGCCGCGGCACCCGTTGCCGCAGCCCCGGCTCCGACCGATGATAGCGGTTTCCAGCCGATCCCCTTCTCCTTCGGCGATTTCGGCGATGAAGAAGAAGCCGGTTCCGATCTGCCGGCCTACGAGATCACCTTCAAGCCGCGCTCGGACCTCTATTCCAAGGGTAACGACGCAACGCTGCTGCTGCGCGATCTCTCCCGCCTCGGCGAGATGAGCATCTACTGCAACATGGACGCGCTCGTCGGCCTCGACGAGATCGATCCGGAAGCTGCCTATTTCTTCTGGAATGTCACGCTCAAGACGGACAAGGGTGAAGACGCCATCCGCACCGTCTTCGAATTTGCCGAATGGGATTGCGAACTGACCGTGACGCCGGTCGAGGACGCCAAGTCCGCGGAAGCTTCGAACGAAGAGCTGCCGATGATCCCGGTTCCGTTCGATCTCTCGGCCCTCGACGATGCGCCTGAAGCACCGGTCGAGCCCGCAAAGTCGGATGTTGCCGCAGCCGTTGCTGCCGCTGAGACCGCTTCCAACGTCACGCAGATGGCCGCTGCCGCTGCCCGTGTCGAGAAGAAGGAATCGGCTGCTGCCGCCAGTGCCGCTGCTGCCGCAGCAGCCCAGAACAATGCTGCTGCCAACAGCGCAGGCCAGACGATCCGCGTCGATCTCGATCGCGTCGACCGCCTGATCAACCTCGTCGGCGAGCTTGTCATCAACCAGGCGATGCTCTCGCAGAGCGTCATCGAAAACGACACGACCGGTACGTCCTCGATCAACATGGGCCTCGAAGAGCTGCAGCAGCTCACCCGCGAGATCCAGGACTCGGTCATGGCGATCCGCGCGCAGCCGGTAAAGCCGGTCTTCCAGCGTATGTCGCGTATCGTTCGCGAAATCGCCGACATGACCGGCAAGTCGATCCGCCTGATCACCGAAGGTGAGAACACCGAAGTCGACAAGACGGTTATCGACAAGATCGCCGAACCGCTGACGCATATGATCCGAAACGCCGTCGACCACGGCATCGAATCGCCGGAAAGACGCGCAGCCGCCGGCAAGAGCGCCGAAGGCACCGTCCGCCTCACTGCAAAGCATCGTTCGGGCCGCATCCTGATCGAACTCGCCGACGACGGCGCCGGCATCAACCGCGAAAAGGTCAAGCAGAAGGCAATCGCCAACGAGCTGATCCCGGCCGATGCCAACCTGTCGGATGAAGAAATCGACAACCTGATCTTCCTGCCGGGCTTCTCCACGGCCGACAAGATCTCCGACATCTCGGGCCGCGGCGTCGGCATGGACGTCGTCAAGCGCTCGATCCAGGCACTCGGCGGCCGTATCAACATCACCTCGAAGCCGGGCCAGGGTTCGGTCTTCACGATGAGCCTGCCGCTGACGCTCGCCGTCCTCGACGGCATGGTCGTCACGGTTGCCGGCCAGACGCTGGTCGTGCCGCTGACGGCGATCGTCGAGACGCTCCAGCCGGAAGCCTCCGCGATCCACTCCTTCGGTGCGAGCCATCGCCTGATCTCGATCCGTAACTCCTTCTGCCCGCTGGTGGATGTCGGGCGGATCCTGAACTTCCGCGCAACCCAGGCAAACCCGGTCGAAGGCGTTGCCCTGCTGGTGGAATCCGAAGGCGGCGGTCAGCGCGCTCTGATGGTCGATGCCATCCAGGGTCAGCGTCAGGTCGTCATCAAGAGCCTCGAAGCCAACTATACCCACGTTCCGGGTATCGCGGCTGCAACGATCCTCGGCGACGGGCGCGTGGCGCTCATCCTCGACGTCGATGCGGTGGTCGGCGCCTCGCGCGGCCAGGCCTTGAAGCAGGAAATCTCCCTGGCAGCGGTAGGATAA
- the cheY1 gene encoding chemotaxis response regulator CheY1, whose translation MKKKVLTVDDSRTIRNMLLVTLNNAGFETIQAEDGVEGLEVLEESNPDVIVTDINMPRLDGFGFIEGVRRNEKYRAIPILVLTTESDAEKKNRARQAGATGWIVKPFDPAKLIDAIERVTA comes from the coding sequence ATGAAGAAAAAAGTGCTTACCGTGGATGATTCACGGACGATCCGAAACATGCTTCTCGTGACGCTCAACAATGCGGGCTTCGAGACGATCCAGGCGGAAGATGGTGTCGAGGGCCTCGAAGTTCTCGAAGAGTCGAACCCTGACGTCATCGTGACCGACATCAACATGCCGCGTCTCGACGGTTTCGGCTTCATCGAAGGTGTTCGCCGCAACGAAAAGTACCGCGCGATCCCGATCCTGGTGCTGACCACCGAGAGCGATGCCGAAAAGAAGAACCGTGCCCGCCAGGCCGGTGCGACGGGCTGGATCGTAAAGCCTTTCGACCCTGCCAAGCTGATAGATGCCATTGAGCGTGTAACCGCTTAA
- a CDS encoding STAS domain-containing protein, whose product MAAKKSGKTLNLAAVLDLNEATALRDKLLSMRGSDIVIDASGVERVGGLCAQVLMAAEKTWDQDKQSFKFSKVSDAFEKTMQLVGVDIDHLLAKEIRQ is encoded by the coding sequence ATGGCAGCGAAGAAGAGCGGCAAGACGCTTAATCTTGCAGCGGTACTCGATCTCAATGAAGCGACAGCACTCCGCGACAAGCTTCTTTCCATGCGCGGCAGCGACATCGTCATCGATGCATCGGGCGTCGAGCGTGTTGGTGGCCTCTGCGCACAGGTGCTGATGGCTGCGGAAAAGACCTGGGATCAGGACAAGCAGTCTTTCAAGTTCTCGAAAGTGTCTGATGCATTCGAAAAAACCATGCAGCTGGTCGGCGTCGATATAGACCACCTGCTTGCCAAGGAGATCCGGCAATGA